gaaactccacaagttcgaaggtcaactagggagagaagagaatcaGCTTGGCACTCAAATTATTCTAAGGAGAgcaatattgcatactgtctattaacagaaaaTGGAGAGCCTTCAATTTTTTACGAGGCTaggaaaggccaagaatcatctctgtgggtggcagcaatgcaagaagaaattgaagctcttcataaaaataaaacatgggatcttgttcaattaccataaggaaggaatgccattggaaacaaatgggtctacaagatcaaacgcaatggtaatgatcaagtggagaagtatcgtgcaagattggtggtgaaaggattcgctcaaaaagaaggtatagacttcaatgagatattttctctggTGGTTCGACTCATAACAATTTGAGTGGTCCtagcgatgtgtgctacatttgacttgtacttggagcagttagatgtcaaaagtGCATTttttcatggagaacttgaaaaataaatttacatgctccaaccagaaggttttgaagaacagggaaaagagaacttggtttgtaagttgaacaaatctctatacggtctcaaacagacgccgaggtgttggtataagagatttgattccttcattataagtcttggatacaacagacatagttcagacccttgtgtttattacaagagatttggtgatgacgattttattattttgttgttatatgttgacgacatgttggtagcaggcacCAACAAAGATcgctcacaaatttaaaggcatagTTGGCTAGGGTGTTTGAAATGAATGACTTGGGACcaacaaacaagattctagggatgcaaattcaccgaggcagaaataataggaagatttggctttctcaaaagaactacttgaagaaaatcttgagacgcttcaagatgcaagattgtaagtcaatttctaccccacttcctattaatttcaagttatcctcaagtatgagtcctagcaatgaaacAGAGAGGATgtagatgtctcgagtaccgtatgcatcagtagtgggaagtttaatgttcgccatgatatgtacaagacctgacattgcacaagcaatgggagtggttagtcgatataTGGCTAATCCTgatagagagcattggaatactgttaagatgatcctgagatatatcaagggtacctcagatgttgcaatgtgttatggaggatcagacgttactgttaaaggttatgttgattcagattatgcaggtgatcttgataaaagcaagtccaccacaggttatgtgtttactcttgctgaaggagctgtaagctgggtttcaaaactgcaatctatcgtggctacatctacgacggaagcagaatatgtagcagctacacaagctagcaaaaaggcaatatggatgcagatgttactgtcagagctcgggcacaaacaagagaaggttactttattttgtgacagtcagagcgctttgcatcttgcaaagaatccggcattccattcaaggacaaagcacatacgagttcagtatcacttcgttcgtgagaaggtggatggaggcagtgtggatattcagaaaattcacactaatgacaacctagcagatatatttacaaagccgatcaacagtaataagttcatatggtgtcgatcttctattggcctagaaGAAACGTAACATTGGAGTAAATGAGTAGAAAgtatggtgtgaagacttaattgattctcaattaaatcttcaagtgggagaatgaaagaGTCAACAAAGACTGTTGTGGAGCTGTCAACAAATGCAGAGTCAACAAAGGCTGTTGTGCAGCCGCAATAAATGCAAATGAAGAGTCAACAAAAGATGCTGCCTACAAATGCGTTGATAGAAAACGCGTATAAAATTAAACGCGTAATTTTCTTACGCATTttcttctcctataaatagagggcgtcttgccctcatttagataatcccagaaagagagagtaagaatacaaaaagggttatacaccaagataaatattatagttttgagtgtcctcttcagtagttgttccttttacaagagagaagtgttaaatgttgttttctccttgtatttgagagcagtgtactctatattttatagtgagatccttctacccgtggtttttcccctctatcagttagaggaatttccacgtaaaattctcgtgtccaatttattttcatattatttgtcatatcaaacttgtggtgcttcctccccaaACATGCCCAAACTTTATAAAAGACCCCCCATATTATTAATCACTAGtgtgaaattttttttattcttcaacACCGATCTCATGCATGTCCACATTTAGACATCTCGTGCATGTGCAAATTTAATTTAGAAGCAAAGGATTTATAATCAGACTCATCCCAATTGTTTGTTCACCAACCAATATACGTACAAGAGAGTATTAAGAAGAGtcaaatcaaaaaaagaatGGACAATTGATCTCTTTGTTTGACAATTCTGAACTTGTAAGCTAGCTTTACATTGTCgctcataatttaaaacaaaaatagTGTTTCCACTTATCGAGAATGCTCAACCCCACTTGAACCAGCCCACTTATTACTGTCATATTCAGATTCCAGGGCAAAAGTTTCTGAAGTAAATCTAGGAAACCTGAACTACTTATCTGCAAGCACATTTTACCGGGTATACAAATGCTAAAACATAACCATATGTCAGAAATATTAActgtttttaagaaaaaaaccaCTACTGCATCAAATTTTCGCCATGACCTTCGTTTGTTTCCTCCGGTCTGAATATGTACATTAGCAAACCGCAAGAAgggaaaacaaagaaaaaataaggaggaaaacaaagagaaagaaggataagaaaggaaaaaaagagtttctttttttAGTTCTGCTTCATTGCCTACTTTCGTCATCATCCACAGAAATTCTCTTGGTGGGGGATAATTCACTTGACCATTTTTGGTCCCTGGTACAATGCTCCAACTACAGTTAAGTCTTCAGGTTTCTCCCTCTCTTTCAGCCATGCATAGCCACCCTTCTGTTCCTCAGGCACTGAAATGGACAAAAAACGTTTGATTGAACTTGCTAGTCCGTATATAAAATGTCCTTTTAAgtacaaaatcaaaatcaatttaCCATATTTATCAAAACACCCTGTCAAAAAAAAAGGTAACAGAGATTCTTGTTGTCTGATCATGTGATCCCAGAAATAGATTAAAAAACAAGTTGCCAATTTTATAAACACTCTCTTAACTGTTCTGGGAACTGTCTGCCCATCTGGCAACAATTTGGAGAATCAAATCTCAATGTTACTACTTAAAAAGGCATCAACTAATGAAGGTAAATGGACCTTCTTTTACCAAGGACTTCGACAATTCACACACTAGTGCTCCATTAAAATGAAGGACGAAAAAGTACAAGTAGTATACCGGAGATATTGGCAAACGGGAAGTCATAGTAGTATTGACAGTGGCGACCTTCAGGATCACAATATGGAGGGCCAAGCACATCTAGCACGGCGCAAGCTGTTTTTGCTGTGAAACAATGCATATTACCACCATCAGCTGGATATAGGATGGAGGTATTGCAAGGAGCTCTAAACACTGAATTCATCTTCACTTTTGCTAGACGAATTCCAGTAGAATCCCCAAGCCCATCTGATAAGGAAATAATCACCAACAAGTTAGGCCCCTTTGATacgattttttaaaatacatcTGTTATACACATGGTATGCAAGAAAATAGAAAGCAATTGGATTTGGTTTTCAAGTACAACATCTTATGCAACAAATTTAAGACCGCAAGATTTAAAAAGACTATATACATCTTCAACAAAGCAATCTCCAgctaaaaatatttaccatctaaAGGCCTAGCAATTGGATTTGGTTCAGCAGGGAGGTTGTCCACCCAGTCATACGACTTTATGTGCATTTCTCCAAAAAGAAGCTTACTAAAAACGGTCATTCCAGGGTGATTATGAAGTGGAATGACAGCTGATGGGGGCAAACAGAAGATACCAATCTGCCAAAGAAGCAAAAGATCTTTATAAGCCTCAAAAAGAAAACACTGAAGAGAAGAACATACAGAGCCTGCAGATTCATTATAGTGAAACGGTAATGCATGAAATGACGTTGCACGTAAGACTTAAGACTTATCTCTATAAAAACCatgataattttaatatatattctcGACTCACTAAATCTCTAAGTCAAGATAAGTTGATAGTGAGTAAGTATGTTTGGAGTGAAACAATGCACTTACCGAGAATTTATCACACTCATGGAGGTGCAGGTATGTTATTTTAGGAGGTCTGTCATATCTTTTTGACTTAAAATATGGCATGTTCGGTCTCAAGCCAACGTCTGCTTCAGCCATGGCATCTGCCAACCATACGAGTAAGTACTTACAATGTGTCTTAAATCAAAACAAAGGGGAAAT
The sequence above is a segment of the Solanum dulcamara chromosome 11, daSolDulc1.2, whole genome shotgun sequence genome. Coding sequences within it:
- the LOC129874602 gene encoding plant cysteine oxidase 2-like, which gives rise to MRVEKNMIERRGKEYSDSKKNRRRQRMVQRLYETCKEAFANCGPGVVPSAEKIELLKTVLDAMAEADVGLRPNMPYFKSKRYDRPPKITYLHLHECDKFSIGIFCLPPSAVIPLHNHPGMTVFSKLLFGEMHIKSYDWVDNLPAEPNPIARPLDDGLGDSTGIRLAKVKMNSVFRAPCNTSILYPADGGNMHCFTAKTACAVLDVLGPPYCDPEGRHCQYYYDFPFANISVPEEQKGGYAWLKEREKPEDLTVVGALYQGPKMVK